AAACACTGAAGCCATTTTGTCTGTGTCCAGGGAATGGTTTGATTTGGGCTGTAGATACATGAAGATGAGTGTGCCATAGAAAATAGTAacagccaccatgtgggagccgCAAGTGGAAATGGCCTTGCGTCGCCCCTGGTTAGAGCGGATTCTCAGGATGGCAGCAATGATAAAGAGGTAGGAGGTGAGAACTATGGAAGAAGAGCAGATCATATCAAAGCCCGCAAAAGCAAAGATGAGAATTTCTTTCAGGTGAGTGTCTGAGCAGGACAGAGCTAAGAGTGGGAGATCATCACAGTAGAAGTGGTTGATTATATTAGGCCCACAGTAGGTCAAGCGAAAGGTGATGATTGTGTGGAAAAGGGCAACTAGGAAGCTGTACACATAAGGGACTGCCACTAACTGAATGCACACTCTCTTAGACATCAGTGTGGAATAATGCAGTGGGCTGCAAATGGCAACGTAGCGATCAtaagccatagaggccagaagaaagcactcCGTGATCATGAAGGTAAGGAAACAGCCCAGCTGTGTAGCACAAGCATGGAAGGGGATGGTGTTCTGCTCCACAACAAAGTTCACCATCATCTTCGGTGTGATGGCGGAGGAGTAACAGAGGTCAACAAAGGCCAGGTGActgaggaagaaatacatgggtgtgtggagtCTAGAATCAATCCTGATTACAACAATCAACCCGAGGTTGCCTAGGACCGTGACCAGATAGATTGTTAAAAACATCACAAAACAT
This genomic window from Chionomys nivalis chromosome 2, mChiNiv1.1, whole genome shotgun sequence contains:
- the LOC130869821 gene encoding olfactory receptor 1038, yielding MAEVNISCVTVFILKGITDRPELQAPCFVMFLTIYLVTVLGNLGLIVVIRIDSRLHTPMYFFLSHLAFVDLCYSSAITPKMMVNFVVEQNTIPFHACATQLGCFLTFMITECFLLASMAYDRYVAICSPLHYSTLMSKRVCIQLVAVPYVYSFLVALFHTIITFRLTYCGPNIINHFYCDDLPLLALSCSDTHLKEILIFAFAGFDMICSSSIVLTSYLFIIAAILRIRSNQGRRKAISTCGSHMVAVTIFYGTLIFMYLQPKSNHSLDTDKMASVFYTVVIPMLNPLIYSLRNKEVKEASKKALDKGYETLKILKLRK